The following coding sequences are from one Nicotiana tomentosiformis chromosome 3, ASM39032v3, whole genome shotgun sequence window:
- the LOC104114381 gene encoding bifunctional riboflavin kinase/FMN phosphatase-like translates to MSVERTLKKLVSGVILDLDGTLLNTDGVVSEILKAFLVKYGKQWDGREAPKIVGKTPTEAAAAVVEDYGLPLSIDEFLSQFYPMLSDQWRNIKALPGANRLINHLRGHGVPMALASNSSQSNIETKIFHHQGWKESFSAIVGGDEVKAGKPSPEIFLEAAKRLNMDPSSFLVIEDSIPGVTAAKAAGMAVVAVPSLAKQSHLYTSADEVITSLLDLQLENWGLPAFQDRIECTLPLEPWYIGGPVIKGFGRGSKVLGIPTANLSPEGYSAILSEHPAGVYFGWAGLSALGVYKMVMSIGWNPYFNNTEKAIEPWLLHDFNEDFYGEELHLVVVGYIRPEADFSSLEALIAKIHEDRRIAERALELPQYLKYKDDPYLKISLH, encoded by the exons ATGTCTGTTGAACGAACTTTGAAGAAGCTAGTTTCTGGTGTCATCCTTGATTTGGATGGTACACTTCTTAATACAG ATGGTGTTGTGAGTGAGATTTTAAAGGCTTTCTTAGTTAAGTATGGAAAGCAATGGGATGGGAGAGAAGCTCCCAAAATAGTCGGGAAAACCCCTACAGAAGCTGCTGCTGCAGTTGTCGAAGATTATGGGCTCCCATTATCAATAGATGAATTTCTTTCACAATTTTACCCAATGCTCTCTGACCA GTGGCGCAATATCAAAGCTCTTCCAGGGGCCAATCGATTGATTAACCATTTGAGGGGTCATGGTGTACCCATGGCATTGGCTTCAAATTCTTCTCAGTCTAACATAGAGACCAAAATTTTTCATCATCAGG gATGGAAAGAATCATTCTCTGCCATTGTTGGAGGAGACGAAGTGAAAGCTGGAAAGCCATCTCCTGAAAT ATTTCTTGAAGCAGCTAAAAGACTCAACATGGATCCATCCAGCTTTCTTGTCATTGAAGATTCAAT ACCAGGTGTTACTGCTGCTAAAGCTGCTGGAATGGCAGTTGTGGCTGTACCATCTCTTGCAAAACAGTCTCATCTTTATACTTCCGCTGATGAAGTGATCACTTCTCTTCTAGATTTGCAACTAGAAAATTGGGGATTACCTGCATTTCAAGATA GAATAGAATGTACTTTGCCTTTAGAACCTTGGTATATAGGTGGCCCTGTCATTAAGGGATTTGGGCGCGGCTCAAAGGTTCTTGGGATCCCCACAG CTAATTTATCCCCAGAAGGTTATTCAGCCATTCTTTCAGAACATCCAGCGGGTGTATATTTTGGATGGGCAGGACTATCAGCTCTTGGTGTTTACAAGATGGTCATGAGCATTGGTTGGAATCCATATTTTAATAACACAGAGAAAGCTATA GAGCCATGGTTGCTTCATGACTTCAATGAGGACTTTTATGGTGAGGAATTGCACCTAGTTGTTGTGGGCTATATACGGCCGGAG GCCGATTTTTCATCACTTGAAGCCTTGATAGCCAAGATTCACGAGGACAGGAGGATTGCAGAAAGAGCTCTCGAACTTCCTCAATACTTGAAATACAAGGACGATCCATACCTTAAAATCTCTTTGCATTAA